In Rhodopirellula islandica, one DNA window encodes the following:
- a CDS encoding sugar phosphate isomerase/epimerase family protein — MNTSTLRGHNLTVPQQIEVVAKAGFDGIEPWIRDLRSYVDGGGSVSDLKKQLDDAGLNVVGAIGFARWIVDDPAERQAGLDEAKRDMELVASLGGKQMAAPPIGVHRTEELGEDGAPSLETIGERYRAILELGDTMGVTPLLELWGFSPVLHRLAELAYVSTAAAHPSAAVLPDFYHIYKGGNEMSSLGMIEASRMPLFHINDYPGQPGIDVIADKDRVYPGDGVCDLVGTIAMLLRNGFVGTFSLELFNPGYWKLPAEQVAAEGCQKSRDVIAQAVEAAKHAAANQA; from the coding sequence ATGAACACCAGCACGCTTCGCGGGCACAACTTGACCGTGCCCCAGCAAATCGAGGTCGTTGCGAAAGCCGGATTTGATGGCATCGAACCGTGGATCCGTGACCTGCGAAGCTATGTCGACGGGGGCGGCAGCGTTTCCGATTTGAAGAAGCAGCTCGACGACGCAGGACTGAATGTTGTCGGTGCGATCGGATTTGCCCGTTGGATCGTGGATGATCCGGCGGAACGCCAAGCCGGTTTGGACGAAGCCAAGCGGGACATGGAGTTGGTGGCATCGCTCGGTGGCAAACAAATGGCAGCGCCTCCGATTGGCGTTCACCGAACCGAAGAACTTGGTGAGGACGGGGCACCTTCACTGGAGACGATCGGCGAACGTTACCGGGCCATCTTGGAGCTCGGTGACACGATGGGAGTGACTCCGTTGTTGGAGCTCTGGGGGTTCTCGCCGGTGCTGCATCGCCTGGCGGAGTTGGCCTACGTTTCGACGGCCGCCGCTCATCCGTCCGCCGCCGTGCTGCCGGATTTCTATCACATCTACAAAGGCGGCAATGAGATGTCGTCACTGGGGATGATCGAAGCGTCCCGCATGCCGTTGTTCCACATCAACGACTATCCCGGCCAGCCCGGCATCGATGTCATCGCGGACAAAGACCGGGTGTATCCGGGCGACGGGGTGTGTGACTTGGTGGGCACGATTGCGATGTTGCTTCGCAACGGATTCGTCGGCACGTTCTCGCTGGAGTTGTTCAACCCAGGTTATTGGAAGCTGCCCGCTGAGCAGGTCGCCGCGGAAGGTTGCCAGAAATCTCGCGACGTGATCGCCCAAGCGGTGGAAGCAGCGAAGCACGCCGCAGCCAACCAGGCTTGA
- a CDS encoding RecQ family ATP-dependent DNA helicase, with amino-acid sequence MVETGTDADDALPDSSLRSTRWAHAERVLKESFGFERLLPPQRKVIERLFDGRNVVAVMPTGSGKSLCYQLVSQCLPHLTVVVSPLVALMKDQGDSLKRRGIEVARLDHSASPQELRLDLQRVRSGHCKLLYVSPERFFNERFRAVLGETPISMLAVDEAHCMSEWGHHFRPDYLRLPDVVEEHSIPQVLALTATAPTRVVREIRSAFGLERTDVVKLPTHRSNLHLQCTQVTSRERDERLLEQLRAAAKSRSKGVTIVYVTRRRTAEQLAESLNEAGLSAMAYHAGLTGEQRDAIQHWFLESNQGILVGTVAFGMGVDKANVRRVIHYNPSSSLEGYSQEIGRGGRDGKATQCQTWLVPEDQVAIRNLPCSDWPTKASVERLLDRLIGQPDSFYLALGKLAWEVNLSAGVLGTFMIQLRQRGCLELLPARYDVYRVKPRCEISEIVSRSEAIDPEAAEAIVASLVKAKRAYRVNLVLATRQYGVSRIRLVAALEALALSGIIELESSELMHGYRWVERIARPAATVKHLLKRFDASMDATQQRIDSMMGFLACSECLPVSMAAHFGSRRSRPCGKCSACRGEGPWDTQLNPPDSIGDSASKAMADAMAEYPDLFSDPIDRAKFLCGLYTPAFMRFRVNRHFGFGVCESVPFTTVLAAMRAN; translated from the coding sequence ATGGTAGAAACGGGCACGGACGCCGATGACGCTTTGCCTGATTCAAGCTTGCGTTCCACCCGCTGGGCTCACGCCGAGCGGGTGTTGAAGGAATCCTTTGGGTTCGAGCGTTTGCTGCCGCCTCAACGGAAGGTCATTGAACGACTGTTTGACGGTCGCAATGTGGTCGCGGTGATGCCAACGGGAAGTGGCAAAAGCTTGTGCTACCAATTGGTCAGCCAATGTTTGCCTCACCTGACCGTCGTGGTGTCGCCCTTGGTCGCTTTGATGAAAGACCAAGGCGACTCGCTGAAACGGCGAGGCATCGAGGTGGCAAGGCTGGACCATTCCGCGTCGCCGCAAGAGCTGCGTTTGGACTTGCAACGTGTTCGATCGGGGCACTGCAAGTTGCTGTACGTTTCCCCAGAACGTTTTTTTAACGAGCGTTTTCGTGCGGTCTTGGGTGAGACACCGATCTCGATGTTGGCGGTCGACGAAGCCCATTGCATGAGTGAGTGGGGGCACCACTTTCGTCCCGATTACCTGCGGTTGCCGGACGTGGTGGAGGAGCACAGCATCCCGCAAGTGCTGGCGTTGACTGCGACGGCGCCGACGCGAGTCGTGCGTGAAATTCGGTCCGCGTTTGGGTTGGAGCGAACCGATGTTGTGAAGCTGCCGACACATCGTTCGAATTTGCACCTGCAGTGCACCCAGGTGACCTCTCGAGAGCGGGATGAACGCTTGCTGGAACAGCTTCGGGCGGCGGCCAAGTCCCGAAGCAAGGGCGTCACGATTGTTTACGTCACTCGTCGTCGAACCGCCGAGCAACTGGCAGAATCGCTGAACGAAGCAGGTCTTTCCGCGATGGCGTACCACGCAGGATTGACCGGCGAACAGCGCGATGCGATCCAGCACTGGTTTTTGGAATCCAACCAAGGCATTTTGGTCGGCACAGTTGCGTTTGGCATGGGGGTGGACAAAGCCAACGTTCGCCGAGTGATTCACTACAACCCGTCGTCCTCATTGGAAGGGTATAGCCAAGAGATCGGGCGGGGCGGTCGCGATGGCAAAGCGACACAGTGTCAGACGTGGTTGGTTCCCGAAGACCAAGTCGCGATTCGCAATTTGCCGTGCAGCGACTGGCCGACGAAGGCGTCCGTGGAACGTTTGTTGGATCGATTGATCGGCCAACCGGATTCGTTCTATTTGGCGCTTGGCAAACTGGCGTGGGAAGTGAATTTGTCTGCCGGCGTGCTGGGGACGTTCATGATCCAGTTGCGCCAACGTGGATGCCTGGAACTGCTGCCCGCTCGGTACGACGTCTATCGAGTCAAACCGAGGTGCGAGATTTCGGAAATTGTTTCGCGGAGTGAAGCGATTGACCCGGAGGCTGCGGAAGCGATTGTGGCTTCGTTGGTCAAAGCCAAGCGGGCGTATCGCGTCAACTTGGTTCTGGCGACGCGGCAATATGGCGTGTCCCGGATTCGCCTGGTCGCGGCGCTCGAGGCGTTGGCGTTGTCCGGGATCATTGAATTGGAATCGTCTGAGTTGATGCACGGGTACCGCTGGGTCGAGCGGATTGCTCGGCCCGCGGCGACGGTGAAGCACTTGCTGAAACGCTTTGACGCGTCGATGGATGCGACGCAGCAGCGAATCGATTCGATGATGGGTTTTTTGGCCTGCAGCGAGTGTTTGCCGGTCTCGATGGCGGCTCATTTTGGTTCCCGTCGCTCGCGGCCCTGCGGGAAATGTTCGGCCTGTCGCGGCGAGGGGCCGTGGGATACCCAGCTGAATCCACCCGATTCGATCGGCGATTCGGCCTCCAAAGCGATGGCAGATGCGATGGCCGAGTATCCCGACCTCTTTTCAGATCCGATCGATCGGGCCAAATTCCTGTGTGGCTTGTACACGCCCGCTTTCATGCGTTTTCGCGTGAACCGGCATTTCGGCTTTGGTGTCTGTGAATCCGTTCCCTTCACGACCGTTTTGGCGGCCATGCGGGCGAACTGA
- the rtcR gene encoding RNA repair transcriptional activator RtcR has translation MNKKCVVIGLLGVHLDQPRKSRDRWGTWRPSVAICQQDDLIVDRFELIAERRYSKLADQVVQDIETVSPETSVRVHPIALKDPWDLEEVYAGLHQFSRDYAFDTDAEDYLVHITTGTHVAQICLFLLTESRHLPGRLIQTSPPPARGRSKQQEAASVQGTFQIIDLDLSRYDELAKRFGQEQDEARSILKHGIETKDPSFNALIDRIERVTLATKAPILMSGPTGAGKTQLAKLVYELKHSRRQVSGPFVEVNCATIRGEQAMSALFGHTKGAFTGASSARAGLLKSADGGMLFLDEIGELGLDEQAMMLRAIEEKEFTPVGSDQSIHSDFQLIAGTNRDLIAEVCAGRFREDLLARINLWSFRLPGLHERRADIDPNLDYELQQFTRDSGQKVTISKEARKAFVDFAMDPATPWNANFRDLNAAVTRMGTLAEGGRITIELVTEEIARLRSSWQVADAHREDTSILTSCLDETQVSKLDRFDRVQLADVIRVCRESRSLSHAGRTLFAESRKAKAKPNDADRLRKYLQRFGLSWNELL, from the coding sequence ATGAACAAAAAATGCGTTGTCATCGGCCTGCTCGGCGTCCATCTCGACCAACCCCGCAAATCTCGCGATCGGTGGGGCACCTGGCGCCCCTCGGTGGCGATCTGCCAGCAGGATGACTTGATCGTCGATCGGTTCGAACTGATCGCCGAACGTCGTTACTCCAAGCTGGCCGACCAAGTCGTCCAGGACATCGAGACCGTCTCCCCTGAAACGTCCGTGCGAGTGCATCCGATCGCATTGAAAGATCCGTGGGATCTGGAAGAGGTCTACGCGGGACTGCATCAGTTCTCTCGCGACTACGCCTTCGACACGGACGCCGAAGACTACTTGGTTCACATCACCACCGGGACCCACGTCGCACAAATCTGCCTGTTCCTGTTGACGGAGTCCCGTCACTTGCCGGGGCGTTTGATTCAAACGTCGCCGCCGCCAGCGAGAGGTCGATCCAAGCAACAGGAGGCGGCCTCGGTTCAGGGAACGTTCCAGATCATCGACTTGGATCTGTCCCGCTACGACGAACTGGCCAAACGCTTTGGTCAAGAACAAGACGAAGCACGCTCCATCCTCAAACACGGCATTGAAACCAAGGACCCGTCCTTCAATGCACTGATTGACCGGATCGAGCGAGTGACTCTGGCGACGAAGGCACCGATCTTGATGTCCGGTCCGACTGGGGCTGGCAAAACGCAGCTTGCCAAACTCGTTTACGAACTCAAGCACAGCCGGCGACAGGTCAGCGGCCCGTTCGTCGAAGTCAACTGCGCAACGATCCGAGGCGAACAGGCCATGTCAGCGTTGTTCGGTCACACCAAGGGAGCCTTCACGGGAGCGAGCTCGGCACGTGCGGGACTGCTAAAATCCGCCGATGGCGGCATGCTGTTCCTCGACGAGATCGGTGAACTGGGACTGGATGAACAAGCGATGATGCTGCGGGCGATCGAGGAGAAAGAATTCACGCCGGTCGGGTCCGACCAAAGCATCCACAGCGACTTTCAATTGATCGCGGGAACGAATCGTGATTTGATCGCAGAAGTCTGTGCGGGCAGGTTTCGCGAAGACCTGCTGGCAAGAATCAACCTTTGGTCGTTTCGATTGCCCGGCCTCCATGAACGGCGAGCCGACATCGACCCCAACCTGGACTACGAGCTGCAGCAGTTCACGCGTGACTCCGGACAGAAGGTCACGATCAGCAAAGAGGCTCGAAAGGCGTTTGTCGATTTCGCCATGGATCCCGCCACACCTTGGAACGCCAACTTTCGCGATCTCAATGCGGCCGTGACGCGAATGGGCACGCTTGCCGAAGGCGGACGCATCACGATCGAATTGGTGACCGAGGAAATCGCCCGTTTGCGATCCAGTTGGCAGGTCGCCGATGCCCACCGCGAGGACACGTCCATCTTGACCAGCTGCTTGGACGAAACCCAAGTCTCGAAGCTGGATCGCTTCGATCGCGTGCAACTTGCCGATGTCATTCGGGTTTGTCGCGAAAGCCGATCACTGTCACACGCCGGCCGAACCCTGTTTGCCGAGTCACGTAAAGCAAAGGCCAAACCCAACGACGCCGACCGCTTGCGAAAGTACTTGCAACGTTTCGGCTTGAGCTGGAACGAACTGCTCTGA
- the hisH gene encoding imidazole glycerol phosphate synthase subunit HisH, which translates to MITIVDYQMGNLRSVQKAVERSGVEAEITSDASQIAAAERLILPGVGAFGDAIGEIRRRDLEKPIKDFIASGKPFLGICLGLQMLFEQGLEGGTHEGLGVLAGDVVPFELPVEYKVPHMGWNAVDVQSAGADLGIPSGTHFYFVHSYYVRPTDPSVIALTCDYGGEFCAAVRRGNLIATQFHPEKSQGDGLRLMQRFATSPVEVA; encoded by the coding sequence ATGATCACCATCGTTGACTACCAAATGGGAAACCTCCGCAGCGTCCAAAAGGCGGTGGAGCGTTCGGGCGTGGAAGCGGAGATCACCAGTGACGCCAGCCAGATCGCGGCGGCCGAACGGTTGATTCTGCCGGGCGTGGGAGCGTTTGGGGATGCGATTGGCGAAATTCGTCGCCGCGATTTGGAAAAACCGATCAAGGACTTCATCGCGTCGGGCAAACCTTTTTTGGGAATCTGCCTGGGCCTGCAAATGTTGTTTGAGCAGGGGCTGGAAGGCGGCACCCACGAAGGCCTGGGGGTGTTGGCTGGCGACGTGGTCCCGTTTGAATTGCCGGTGGAATACAAGGTCCCGCACATGGGATGGAACGCGGTCGACGTTCAATCGGCGGGGGCCGATCTGGGCATTCCATCCGGAACTCATTTTTACTTTGTTCACTCGTACTACGTTCGTCCGACCGATCCGTCGGTGATCGCGCTGACCTGTGACTACGGCGGCGAGTTTTGTGCTGCCGTGCGTCGTGGCAACTTGATCGCGACGCAATTCCACCCCGAAAAGAGCCAGGGAGACGGACTGCGATTGATGCAGCGTTTCGCAACCTCGCCGGTCGAAGTCGCCTGA
- a CDS encoding RtcB family protein: MTTSTKTRSTPNSRFKYSGPGMVSTGEATALLRTETTAPIRVFGTESIRETFDDLCLQQAVNSRLAPGVTDLVLNPDAHCGYGAPVGCVMVSPTHIYPGPVGVDIKCSMSLLQLDLPAEAIEDRKVRRALISAICQRTPTGAGKGQRSVTKARHVNRTLGKQLVTEGASDDVCRALGIPTGWAFRCEDSHHVGHDDTGLALESRLESILGHRHMSNFSDKMQQLGSYGGGNHFGECEVVEVGDNDRAREVAQTFGLIDGNVAFLSHCGSRGFGHNLASGQFRTLQDKFDRWGIPLPAGDRQLVYAPLGTEEANDYLDDMALGANFATVNHLLINALVLEAFQEVIPGTRGNLVYFISHNIARKEIVDNRPAWVHRKGATRAMPGGHHSLANTPFAKSGHPILLPGNPRDGSAVMVAEEGASASCYSVNHGAGRTLGRRHAKRVLDQATVDAEFDSNDILSNCRKYPIDEAPAAYKDFNEVLRSVKSAGLASEVARLKARFVIKDASKADD, from the coding sequence ATGACCACATCCACCAAGACTCGCTCCACCCCGAATTCGCGATTCAAGTACTCCGGCCCCGGAATGGTTTCGACCGGCGAAGCGACCGCGTTGCTGCGGACGGAAACGACCGCGCCGATTCGGGTCTTCGGAACCGAGTCCATTCGCGAAACCTTCGACGACTTGTGTTTGCAGCAAGCCGTCAATTCGCGATTGGCCCCCGGGGTCACCGATCTGGTTTTGAATCCCGACGCGCACTGCGGTTACGGAGCACCAGTGGGTTGCGTGATGGTTTCGCCCACTCACATTTACCCAGGTCCGGTTGGTGTCGACATCAAGTGTTCGATGAGCTTGTTGCAATTGGATCTTCCTGCCGAAGCGATCGAGGACCGCAAGGTTCGTCGAGCGTTGATTTCGGCGATCTGCCAGCGCACGCCGACGGGGGCTGGGAAGGGGCAGCGCAGCGTGACCAAGGCACGGCATGTCAACCGAACCCTCGGGAAGCAATTGGTGACCGAAGGGGCAAGCGACGATGTGTGCCGCGCTCTTGGGATCCCGACCGGATGGGCATTCCGATGTGAAGACTCACATCATGTCGGACACGATGACACGGGGTTGGCACTCGAGAGTCGACTCGAATCGATCCTGGGGCATCGCCACATGAGCAACTTCAGCGACAAAATGCAGCAACTGGGGTCGTATGGAGGCGGGAACCACTTTGGTGAATGCGAAGTCGTGGAAGTGGGCGACAACGACCGCGCCCGTGAAGTGGCTCAGACGTTTGGTCTGATCGATGGAAACGTTGCGTTCTTGTCGCACTGTGGATCTCGCGGGTTTGGTCACAACTTGGCCTCGGGCCAATTCCGTACCTTGCAAGACAAGTTTGATCGGTGGGGGATTCCGCTGCCTGCGGGCGATCGCCAATTGGTTTACGCTCCTTTGGGAACCGAGGAAGCGAATGACTACCTCGATGACATGGCGTTGGGAGCGAACTTCGCGACCGTGAACCATTTGCTCATCAATGCTCTCGTACTGGAAGCGTTCCAAGAAGTGATTCCGGGAACCCGCGGGAACTTGGTTTACTTCATCAGTCACAACATCGCTCGAAAGGAAATCGTGGACAATCGACCAGCCTGGGTGCATCGAAAGGGAGCCACGCGAGCGATGCCGGGTGGCCACCATTCGCTTGCCAACACTCCGTTTGCAAAATCGGGACACCCGATTTTGTTGCCGGGGAATCCACGCGATGGGTCAGCGGTGATGGTGGCTGAGGAAGGTGCGTCGGCGTCTTGTTACAGCGTCAACCATGGTGCGGGACGGACACTCGGGCGTCGTCATGCCAAGCGTGTGCTGGATCAAGCGACGGTGGACGCGGAATTTGATTCCAACGACATCTTGAGCAATTGCCGGAAGTACCCGATCGACGAAGCCCCCGCCGCTTACAAGGACTTCAATGAGGTCCTGCGTTCGGTCAAGTCCGCTGGATTGGCGAGCGAAGTGGCTCGTTTGAAAGCCCGTTTCGTGATCAAGGATGCGAGCAAAGCAGATGATTGA
- the rtcA gene encoding RNA 3'-terminal phosphate cyclase: MIEINGSEGEGGGQIVRSSLALAAVTGQPIRLTNIRGGRKKPGLLRQHLAGVRAIKQVCSGDVSGDQLGSNELTLVPGELSGGDHCFEVGSAGSAILVAQTILPVLLHADAPSTIEIGGGTHAAWAPPFDFFRRCYLPLLARMNANVEVDLESHGFYPAGGGRMVMKVTPSSGMNGLTLTDRIGKLKPKVTALVSRIPASVGERECDLIARKTGWDKKAFQVLDVPRAGGPGNVVMIELGFDNVCELIIGFGKIGVKAEQIARATLREARAHLASEVPVGAYLADQLLLPMGLAARHGHRSEFRTGPLSQHSQTHIEVLQRFLDVKIQSVTDENGSVHVSVEGNEG, translated from the coding sequence ATGATTGAAATCAATGGAAGCGAGGGCGAAGGGGGCGGGCAGATTGTCCGCTCTTCGCTCGCCCTCGCGGCGGTCACGGGGCAACCCATTCGCCTCACCAACATTCGCGGCGGTCGCAAGAAACCGGGGCTGCTGCGTCAGCATCTGGCAGGTGTGCGGGCGATCAAGCAGGTTTGTTCGGGCGACGTCAGCGGAGACCAATTGGGTTCGAATGAATTGACGTTGGTGCCTGGGGAATTGTCCGGCGGCGACCATTGTTTTGAAGTCGGTTCGGCGGGCAGTGCGATCCTGGTTGCGCAGACCATCCTGCCGGTTCTTCTGCATGCGGATGCACCCTCGACGATCGAGATTGGCGGTGGGACGCACGCGGCTTGGGCACCGCCATTTGATTTCTTTCGGCGTTGCTACCTGCCGTTGTTGGCTCGGATGAATGCGAACGTGGAAGTCGATCTTGAATCCCACGGGTTTTACCCTGCCGGTGGCGGGCGGATGGTGATGAAGGTCACGCCCTCCTCCGGCATGAATGGGCTCACATTGACGGACCGAATCGGGAAACTGAAACCGAAGGTCACCGCACTGGTTTCCCGGATTCCAGCATCGGTGGGTGAACGGGAGTGTGACCTGATCGCACGAAAAACCGGATGGGACAAGAAGGCATTCCAGGTGCTCGATGTTCCGCGAGCCGGTGGTCCGGGCAATGTGGTGATGATCGAACTGGGGTTTGACAACGTCTGTGAATTGATCATTGGGTTCGGCAAGATCGGAGTCAAAGCGGAGCAGATTGCGCGTGCGACGCTGCGAGAGGCTCGAGCCCACTTGGCCAGCGAGGTTCCCGTGGGAGCGTACCTGGCCGATCAATTGTTGTTGCCGATGGGCTTGGCCGCGCGCCACGGGCACCGCAGTGAATTTCGCACGGGACCATTGTCGCAGCACAGTCAAACCCACATCGAGGTGCTGCAGCGTTTTCTCGATGTCAAGATTCAGTCTGTCACTGATGAAAACGGTTCCGTCCACGTCAGCGTTGAAGGAAACGAAGGCTAG
- a CDS encoding bile acid:sodium symporter family protein → MNPIFAWGRRHGFLLTLAVLFAIGFTAADVLRPVAEQEWLRGAVVFAVMWASGMTLPLRSVTDAVRRPMAVLAAVSLNTLAVPVAAWWIAGWMAPEWRLSFYVASLVPCTLASAMVWTRRAGGDDSIPMLTTVVTNLACVGVIPLGWWWVSETEAVVELTRGLQAVAGSAVTAEAAGAGGQTLGEQAIKLGLVVVAPLTLAQCMRLGGWAEWADRTKPRLSWAAQGGILTMVVFGAVTTADKLASITEEGGMAVFAQLIATASVIHLLCLLAGILLTRWVLGRGPETQIAVGFSASQKTLAIGLQTSMDLGVSVLPMIIYHVIQLVWDTVVADAWMARGKKDSSD, encoded by the coding sequence ATGAATCCGATTTTTGCCTGGGGACGACGGCACGGGTTTCTTCTGACGTTGGCGGTTTTGTTCGCGATTGGATTCACCGCCGCTGACGTGCTTCGTCCGGTCGCGGAGCAGGAATGGCTTCGCGGCGCGGTCGTGTTTGCTGTCATGTGGGCATCGGGGATGACGCTGCCGTTGCGATCGGTGACGGATGCGGTGCGGCGCCCCATGGCGGTGCTGGCCGCGGTCAGCCTCAACACGCTGGCGGTTCCTGTGGCGGCCTGGTGGATTGCAGGGTGGATGGCGCCGGAATGGAGGTTGTCGTTCTACGTCGCTTCGTTGGTGCCTTGCACGCTTGCGTCGGCGATGGTGTGGACGCGCCGCGCCGGGGGCGACGATTCGATTCCGATGTTGACGACGGTGGTGACCAATCTCGCCTGCGTGGGTGTGATCCCATTGGGATGGTGGTGGGTGTCGGAAACCGAAGCCGTGGTGGAACTCACCCGTGGTCTGCAGGCGGTGGCTGGATCGGCAGTGACGGCCGAGGCCGCTGGAGCGGGCGGTCAGACGTTGGGGGAGCAAGCGATCAAGTTGGGATTGGTGGTGGTGGCTCCGTTGACCTTGGCCCAGTGCATGCGTCTTGGGGGGTGGGCCGAGTGGGCGGATCGAACCAAGCCAAGGCTGTCTTGGGCAGCGCAGGGCGGCATCCTGACCATGGTGGTGTTCGGTGCCGTGACCACCGCCGACAAGCTGGCCTCGATCACCGAGGAAGGCGGGATGGCGGTCTTTGCTCAACTGATCGCGACTGCCTCGGTGATTCACCTGCTGTGTTTGCTGGCCGGAATCCTATTGACCCGTTGGGTTCTGGGACGCGGCCCCGAGACACAGATCGCCGTGGGTTTCTCCGCCAGCCAGAAGACGCTCGCGATTGGCTTGCAAACATCCATGGACCTGGGGGTCAGCGTGTTGCCGATGATCATCTACCACGTCATTCAGTTGGTCTGGGACACCGTGGTCGCTGACGCTTGGATGGCAAGGGGAAAGAAGGATTCGTCTGACTGA